The proteins below come from a single Solanum stenotomum isolate F172 unplaced genomic scaffold, ASM1918654v1 scaffold5986, whole genome shotgun sequence genomic window:
- the LOC125852816 gene encoding uncharacterized protein LOC125852816: MGAVTSSMAAKFAFFPPNPPSYGVVVEESTGKLKLTEVAAKENVDILKLPTKKGTEIVSVYIRNPAAMLTVLYSHGNAADLGQMYELFIELSHLLRVNLMGYDYSGYGRSTGKPSEQNTYADIEAAYRCLEETYGVKEEDVILYGQSVGSGPTLDLASRLSRLRAVVLHSPILSGLRVMYAVKRTYWFDIYKNIDKIPLVECPVLIIHV; the protein is encoded by the exons ATGGGAGCGGTGACATCGTCGATGGCAGCAAAGTTTGCGTTTTTTCCGCCGAATCCGCCATCGTATGGAGTAGTGGTGGAAGAATCGACGGGGAAATTGAAGTTGACTGAAGTGGCGGCGAAGGAAAACGTTGACATATTGAAGCTACCGACGAAGAAGGGAACGGAGATTGTCTCGGTGTATATTAGGAATCCGGCGGCGATGCTGACCGTACTTTACTCGCACGGCAACGCGGCTGATCTAGGGCAGATGTACGAGTTGTTTATTGAACTCAGTCACCTTCTCCGGGTCAATTTGATGGG ATATGACTATTCAGGATATGGGCGGTCCACCGGCAAG CCTAGTGAGCAGAATACTTATGCCGACATAGAAGCTGCATATAGATGTCTTGAAGAGACATATGGGGTGAAAGAGGAAGATGTCATACTATATGGACAGTCAGTTGGTAGTGGACCCACACTGGATCTGGCATCGCGATTGTCAAGATTGAGGGCAGTGGTTCTTCACAGCCCAATACTCTCTGGACTTCGTGTGATGTATGCAGTGAAGCGGACATATTGGTTTGACATATATAAG AATATTGACAAAATACCATTGGTTGAATGTCCTGTCCTCATTATTCATGTGA